Below is a genomic region from Gadus macrocephalus chromosome 14, ASM3116895v1.
CATTTCGATTTTTCTACGTTAAAGATCTCTTCGTTTGTTTCCCTAATTTTTTGAAAGAAACAGGTTTAATACAAATTAAAGTGCCTTTCATTTGTATTTAGTTATTAGGATTATTAAAAAGGTTATTAAAGAGAAGGCATTCAGTCAAGCGGTCATGAGGTGTATGTGGTTATTCTGGGTAGACATTTGTTTCATAGAATTTACTATATGGTGATGTTTATTGTTACTGAGATATGAAATGACCCATATCGTGACAAAAGATTTTATCCATATCGCACAGCCCTACTTTAAATGCATCATTAGTCCATTGTAACTGAGGAAgaagagtgaggaagaggactGACCTAAGAGCCAAAGCCGTGGACCATTTGTAACCTCCGGTCCAGTTACAGAACAACCGTTTATTGAAGACTCTTCTGCCTGCAGGGTGGAAGGTAATTAATGACAGCAACAGCACCGCCTCACAAAACGGATCCTTTAAGGTGGGAAGAGGCATCTGATCATTAAGGCAGGCTTTGGGGTTACTTTTAATCAAGTAAATAAAAGCACAAGATATACCAACAGTTGCGCACCTAAACAGTGCACGTGGTCAGGTACCTAAACAGTGCACGTGGTCGGGTACCTAAACAATGCACGTGGTCATGTACCTAAACAGTGCACGTGATCACGTACCTAAACAGTGCACGTGGTCGGGTACCTAAACGGTGTACGTGGTCACGTTCCTAAACAGTGCATGTGGTCACGTGCCTAAACAGTGCACATGGTCATGTACCTAAACAGTGAACGTGGACACGTACCTCAACAGCGCATGTGGTCACGTATCTCAACAGTGCACGTGGTGACGTACCTAAACAGTGCACGTGGTCGTGCACCTCACAGGTGGCGTTGTAGCGGCGCCGCGGGCAGGCCACGGTCATGCAGTCGGTGGAGTTGGAGCAGGTGTACTGGGAGGGCTCCAGCTGCCAGCAGAACTGACAGGGCACCCACAGAGAGAAGTTGGCCTGCTGCTGCCCTGACTCGGcctggaaaacaacaacaacaacaacaacaacaacaaccacaacaggttACCACTGttgtagggctggcccgaatgccatttttcaggcttcaaatactcgttggtttttccgagcgagtattcgaatactcgttccaaaaaaaacatttttttttatgtacaattccatgcgtgattttcaaaaatatatatatacatctgggtttgctactcagagtttgctaatcacttcctacttttgtgatgaacattaaagacatcaacagattaattaacttatctaatatttcataagagagaaagcttttgtcacaaatatgactttctacgaacaatgcaataatcaatgcagcttgcattataacacaatatggaagcatgcaaaaaagttctgttttattttctttcttatctttcttttctatgtcattaaaggaaaagctgctctgtaattagaaggagttcttgtgtctggctgtgagtttgcgcgcatgctatgcgtaggctgaatcgcaattgtGTCAAGACATATCAGATTGGCAAATActcactgaagataaattcaataattttaaagttacaaaattaaaaaaattatataatttttttttttattcagattattaatttatctgcatcgaggcagaatcgttctagcgagaatcgcgatgcatcgaagaatcgattatttttcccacccctactgTACATATGGTGACCTTACTGCTGTTTTgctattatattgtatatttgcaTTTTTGTACTCTAATTTCTTACTTTGTGTTGTAACTGCTGCACAATCATTCCCCTTGGGATGAATCAAGTAATACCTCATCTAATTCGGTCTCATAGAGAGTTTGGTCCCATTGTGCCCAGGTGGGCTCTATCCCCTGGAGACTCACCAGGCAGTGCACGCCCCTCTTGGGCTTGCAGGTGAAGGCGGTGGGCTGGCCGTAGGTGCAGTTGTGGTGGTAGTGGCAGCAGACACAGCTGGACGGAAGCCGGCTGCACTGGCCTGCGCTGGGGCACTCGGCCGTGGAGCCCTCCTCGTTCCTGGGCAGAGCTGCAGGCATAGGGCGACACACAGCTTCACCATCTCCCTGTTTCAGTGCTCCGGAGGAGCCCTCATGGGGCCCGCCTGAACCATCGCAATGTCTCAACGCAATGATCGCCTCCATGTTGGAAGCATAGGAGCATtggtgtatttattattatgttagTGTTCATGTTTCTTTGGTTATTGTAATTAATCGTGAAATATTGGTTCATTAAGCGGAGACGTAGATAGAAGTATATtaatatagtatagtagtacagtGTTGGAGTATAGTAGAGTATCATagtatagtagtgtagtagtatatTATAGTGTAGTAttggtatagtatagtgtagttaTATAGTATATTAGTGTAGTATAGTGTACCGGATACGGCAGCAGGGATGACCGGGTTGCTGATGACAGGTCCGTGCTGGGCTccatggggggagggtgggggttcaTGGCCGACATGAGGAGAGCTCAGATACCCTggaagagagaccagcaggagaAGCATGAGGAGCCCAGATACCATggaagagagaccagcagggAGAACATGAGCTCAGATACCCTGGAAGAGAGACCAGCTGGAAAGAACATGAGGAAAGCTCAGATACCCTggaagagagaccagcaggagaGACCATGAGGAGCTCAGATACCCTGGAAGAGAGACTAGCAGGAGAGACCATGAGGAGCTCAGATACCCTGGAATAGAGTCCAGCCAGGAGAACATGAGGTGAGCTCAGATACCCTGGAAGAGAGACCAGCAAGGAGAACATGAGGTGAGCTCAGATACCCTggaagagagaccagcaggagaGAACCCTCCACCTTCACTAAcatcacaaccaccaccaactTCACCACCatcaacctccaccaccacattcatgacccccaccaccatcaccaccacaccagTCATACATCCCAGTAAACACATGGGGTCGGGGTTAAAA
It encodes:
- the tm2d3 gene encoding TM2 domain-containing protein 3, with translation MCAACQFWRPDRGRCLRSHGIILLLLTDLFLQCVGGYLSSPHVGHEPPPSPHGAQHGPVISNPVIPAAVSALPRNEEGSTAECPSAGQCSRLPSSCVCCHYHHNCTYGQPTAFTCKPKRGVHCLAESGQQQANFSLWVPCQFCWQLEPSQYTCSNSTDCMTVACPRRRYNATCEVHDHVHCLGRRVFNKRLFCNWTGGYKWSTALALSITLGGFGADRFYLGQWREGLGKLFSFGGLGIWTLIDVLLIGVGYVGPADGSLYI